In Cucurbita pepo subsp. pepo cultivar mu-cu-16 unplaced genomic scaffold, ASM280686v2 Cp4.1_scaffold001521, whole genome shotgun sequence, the DNA window AATCCTAAGATAACTGTCCATAAACACGAGCATCCCTAAGATGTTCTTGATCCTAGAATGGAGCTTTTAACCTTCCTTGTTGGTCACTTTATCTCCCTCTTCCCGTTGGAATCATTAGAATTATATATAACTAAAACTAGATTCATTATCTTTTAAGCGCATATTTTACATGTACACTCAAACTCAACATACAATATATATCATACACACCAcataatacaaataaaatattacaatttttctttttgcaaggTGTACACATAATAAAGCTTACAATGCATTCGCATGCCCTTTATGTAGTTCATCGATGCATccgagagagagatagagagagaaagagaactCACCGACGATCTCAGTTAACGATGctcttcccttcttttccGAGGCAAACTCAACGTGGTAATGGATGTAATAGGTCACGAGGAGGGTCACTGTCGCCATTGGTAGCAGAAACGAATGAAGAAATGCTAGTCGGAGGAAACCTGGctagaaaaatatgaaaccgcaagaagaagagagacGTCTaacatgcatgtatgtatgtcatgtgcatcaAGATACTTCCCATTATGTTATGTTCGTATGGACGCATActttcgatatttatgtttgtcatgatatcatgcgggtcTTTCCTTTTATATGACCTTCAGTGACGTGTAATGCGTTTGTCCGACCAAGGCAGCCCTAAGGGGTACATATACGAGCCcacctggtgggtccatgtgcgcGTACGTGGGGAACTACCACACATCTAACCTTGCACAGAACTGAAAAGAGTCCAAAATCATGTGACGGTTTTAAAAGATAGTTCCCAACCATGTTATGTGTGTGCTTGCATTACTAACTCCAACAACAGGTCACTTactaattatgttttaaaatactaagTCACACACtacccttatatttttttagttacaGGTAAAACTGGCAAGGAAAAACTGAAGTTAAAATAGGTTATGATAGAGTATCAAAATGTATTGAATTTCAGTTAATAGTTGATAGATGTTTTATTGAATTTCAGTCAACGATGGTAACCCATTACGTTGGAAGATGAAATGACAAAGACCCAagagaaatgaacaaaaactGAGTAGGGTTGGACCACACAAATAAGTCAAGCCATGAACCAATGGTGAAGCTACTTCTTGAAAATAAAGGCTTCAGTGGAACCAAAAACCTCATCCCGTTGTTATATTAAGCactgttgaagattgttgggaagAAGTCTCAGGTTAGCTAATATAAGAAATGATCACGGGTTAGTGGGTGTTAATGAGTCGGAGTTGATTGAATGTGGGTGTGACTGATGTACAAGTTTACATCGCTTCTTGAACATGAAGTGAACGGAGGAGAGGAAGATGATGAGGNNNNNNNNNNNNNNNNNNNNNNNNNNNNNNNNNNNNNNNNNNNNNNNNNNNNNNNNNNNNNNNNNNNNNNNNNNNNNNNNNNNNNNNNNNNNNNNNNNNNNNNNNNNNNNNNNNNNNNNNNNNNNNNNNNNNNNNNNNNNNNNNNNNNNNNNNNNNNNNNNNNNNNNNNNNNNNNNNNNNNNNNNNNNNNNNNNNNNNNNNNNNNNNNNNNNNNNNNNNNNNNNNNNNNNNNNNNNNNNNNNNNNNNNNNNNNNNNNNNNNNNNNNNNNNNNNNNNNNNNNNNNNNNNNNNNNNNNNNNNNNNNNNNNNNNNNNNNNNNNNNNNNNNNNNNNNNNNNNNNNNNNNNNNNNNNNNNNNNNNNNNNNNNGGGGGAAAAGTGGGATCCTAAATCCCAATTGTTCCACACATAGGGTGAGAGGAGTAGATGGACTTCCCTTCCCCTCCCATCACACCCACttcaacaacaaataaaaccaaaatcaaaaccccaATTCCAATCCCTctactttcatccaacattcCATGCTCCTAGCTTCAACTTACGACCAACAATGCCCTCCTACTCTCCCAATTCCCGGATTCAATAACCCATTCCACCACCAACCCTAGCTACCAACTCCTCCGTCCTCGATCATCAGAACCCATTTTGATGGAGAGGCCGATCAAAGCATCGCAATCGTCCTCCACAAGGGTTACCTATTCGGTTTTGCCGCATCAGACCCCCAGGCTCAGAGATCATTACCTTCTCGGCAAGAAACTCGGGCAGGGCCAATTTGGAACCACTTATCTCTGCACTCATCGACCCACAGGGGCCCTTTATGCCTGCAAATCAATCCCTAAACGCAAGCTCCTCTGCAAAGAGGATTACGAGGATGTTTGGAGAGAGATTCAGATCATGCACCATTTGTCTGAACACCCTAATGTTGTTCAGATCAAGGGCACTTATGAGGATTCTGTGTTCGTCCACTTGGTGATGGAGCTTTGTGCCGGTGGGGAGCTTTTTGACAGGATTTTGCACAAGGGTCACTACAGCGAGAGAGAAGCCGCTAAGCTTATTAAGACCATCGTTGGAGTGGTCGAGAGTTGCCACTCTCTTGGGGTTATGCATAGGGATCTCAAGCCTGAGAACTTTTTGTTTGACAACCCTGGTGAAGATGCTAAGCTCAAGGCCACGGACTTTGGGCTCTCTGTTTTTTACCAGCCAGGTCAGTCAGTTTCTTCAGTTTTTAAACTCCTCCATTTTATTCATGTTCCCCTTGTCATCATGTTTgtgttcttttctcttttggtctcatgttttatttgttatatttgTGAGCTCAACTGTGTTTGATTGATTCTCTTTGCCGCTTTTTACTTCATTTGTGTcattaaagaaaaggagtcaagaaTATGTGCCACATGcccattatttatatatactttCAGCTGTTACTCTCTGCAGAATATACTGATTATGTCCAGCCCTTTAGGTACCTTTATGGAAGCGTAGGCTTGTAGCCAAGATGAGATGAATATCAACTAAAGCAGCCTTCAAGTTTTAGCCTATTTTTTTAGCTTCCTTGTGACTTGTGAGTGGcatgttttttgaaacttcGGTGTTAAATATGTAGATGTTGCCTGCCCAGGTTATCGATCCTGAACCTTCCATTTATTTGTATATTGATCTGAAATTAGTTTAACCCTGGAAATTCTTCAAATTGACCATCTCCAGTTCGTTTTTCAATAACATTCTTCAAATGGTCTTCCTTAGTGGTCAAGAAGGGCCATGTAAACAATAAAAGACTTAGAGGGAATGGGTTCAAGCAATCGGTCGCCACCTACCTAGTAATTAGTATCCTATGAGTTACCTTGACAACTAAATGTAGTAGCGTTATGCAAGTGTCCTGTGAGATTAATCGATGTGCTCGCAAACTGGTCCGGATACTAATTAAtatacaaaatagaaaaaaaaaggtattttgatattttaagtTTGGATTGTTCTGTTCAAGCTATAtgcttctccttctttcttcaGTTGAAGGTATGTTTTCTTATAAGAATATGTATTCATTTGTCTgtttatgtatttttctttgtagGACAATCTTTCTGTGATGTAGTTGGAAGCCCCTATTATGTTGCTCCAGAAGTGCTCCGTAAGGAGTATGGGCATGAGGTTGATGTGTGGAGTGCTGGTGTTATCCTTTACATCTTATTGAGTGGTGTTCCACCTTTCTGGGCAGGTATATCACTACAAATCTGGACCCAAAATTGgttttttatgggtttttttaatcttatattatcTCTAAGGCTTTTTCCCCTCGATTTTGTATCTCGAACAGAAACTGATTCCGGGATCTTCAGACAGATTTTATATGGAAGGCTAGATTTCAACTCTGATCCATGGCCTAGCATTTCAGATGGTGCTAAAGATTTAATCAGGAAGATGCTCACAAGAGACCCAAAGGAGAGAATCTCAGCccatgaagttctttgtgagTGATTTTAGACACTTCTTAAGGAGAATTGTTCTTTCCGCTCCGTAACAACGTTAAGCTTTATATAATTGCTTCTAACTTACAAGACTGATGTTCTTTTTGGAGTCAAGGTCACCCATGGATTGTTGACGACACTGTTGCACCCGACAAGCCTATAGATTCTGCAGTTTTGTCTCGGCTAAAACAGTTCTCAGCAATGAATAAGCTGAAGAAGATGGCTCTACGTGTAAGATTTATCCCTTGTAGCGTTTTTCCTATATAATCTAATAAAACGAAAATATTCTTTACGAGTTCATTCTATACCAggaatattttagtttatcaCTGAAGAAGATATCCCTGCTTGCATTCtcttattgttgttattattatt includes these proteins:
- the LOC111786352 gene encoding calcium-dependent protein kinase 11-like: MERPIKASQSSSTRVTYSVLPHQTPRLRDHYLLGKKLGQGQFGTTYLCTHRPTGALYACKSIPKRKLLCKEDYEDVWREIQIMHHLSEHPNVVQIKGTYEDSVFVHLVMELCAGGELFDRILHKGHYSEREAAKLIKTIVGVVESCHSLGVMHRDLKPENFLFDNPGEDAKLKATDFGLSVFYQPGQSFCDVVGSPYYVAPEVLRKEYGHEVDVWSAGVILYILLSGVPPFWAETDSGIFRQILYGRLDFNSDPWPSISDGAKDLIRKMLTRDPKERISAHEVLCHPWIVDDTVAPDKPIDSAVLSRLKQFSAMNKLKKMALRVIAERLSEEEIGGLKELFKMIDTDNSGSITFEELKEGLKKVGSELMESDIKSLMDAADIDNSGTIDYGEFLAATLHLNKIEREDNLVAAFSYFDKDGSGYITIDELQHSCKEFGLGDVHLDEIIKEIDQDNDGRIDYEEFAAMMKKGDGGGVGRSRTMRNNLNFNLADAFGIKDKS